In Phaeobacter gallaeciensis DSM 26640, a genomic segment contains:
- the mltG gene encoding endolytic transglycosylase MltG, producing MWRSLASNMLTVLVVMLFLLGGVILWGQSQYTSEGPLESAICLRVPSGSNMSRVSRDLETQGAINSGPLFRVGVRYAEKTGELKAGSYLVPAGASMEAIVDQITRGGASSCGTEIVYRVGVTRVLAEVRELDPATNRFVERAEFVPGVDEVPAVYNEKKADADTRYRIALAEGVTSWQVVESLKAMDILEGEPGDRPAEGMLAPDSYEVSPGDNRAEILAEMQERQVLRINAAWESRSDRAAVTSPEEMLILASIIEKETGVAEERRQVASVFTNRLNRGMRLQTDPTVIYGVTKGEGVLGRGLRQSELRRATPWNTYVIEGLPPTPIANPGMASLEAAVDPDQGDYLFFVADGTGGHAFAVTLEEHNRNVAKWREIEAERNSN from the coding sequence ATGTGGCGCAGCCTCGCCTCTAATATGCTGACGGTCCTGGTGGTGATGCTGTTCCTTCTGGGCGGCGTCATCCTCTGGGGGCAGTCGCAATATACCTCGGAAGGTCCGCTGGAGAGCGCGATTTGCCTGCGGGTGCCGTCTGGCTCCAACATGTCGCGGGTCAGCCGTGATCTGGAAACCCAGGGTGCCATCAATTCTGGGCCGCTGTTCCGTGTTGGGGTGCGTTATGCCGAGAAAACCGGTGAGCTGAAGGCCGGCAGCTATCTGGTGCCAGCTGGCGCCTCGATGGAAGCCATCGTCGATCAGATCACCCGGGGCGGCGCCAGCAGCTGCGGCACTGAAATTGTCTATCGCGTGGGCGTGACCCGCGTGCTGGCAGAGGTGCGCGAGCTGGATCCGGCCACCAACCGCTTTGTTGAGCGCGCGGAATTTGTGCCGGGTGTCGATGAGGTGCCCGCTGTCTACAACGAGAAGAAAGCCGACGCCGACACCCGCTACCGCATTGCGCTGGCGGAAGGTGTCACCAGCTGGCAGGTGGTGGAATCGCTGAAGGCGATGGATATCCTCGAAGGTGAGCCAGGCGACCGCCCGGCGGAGGGGATGCTGGCACCGGACAGCTATGAGGTTTCCCCAGGGGACAACCGTGCTGAGATTCTGGCCGAGATGCAGGAACGTCAGGTGCTGCGCATCAATGCTGCCTGGGAGAGCCGCTCGGACCGCGCGGCGGTCACCAGCCCTGAGGAGATGCTGATCCTTGCCTCGATCATCGAAAAGGAAACCGGTGTTGCCGAAGAACGCCGTCAGGTGGCCTCGGTCTTCACCAACCGTCTCAATCGCGGCATGCGGCTGCAGACGGACCCGACAGTGATCTATGGCGTGACCAAGGGGGAGGGCGTGCTGGGCCGTGGTCTGCGCCAGAGCGAGCTGCGCCGGGCAACCCCCTGGAACACCTATGTGATCGAAGGGCTGCCGCCGACCCCTATCGCCAATCCCGGCATGGCCAGCCTTGAGGCAGCGGTGGACCCCGATCAGGGCGATTACCTGTTCTTCGTCGCGGATGGCACCGGCGGTCACGCCTTTGCGGTCACTCTGGAAGAGCACAACCGCAATGTTGCCAAATGGCGCGAGATCGAAGCCGAGCGCAACAGCAACTGA
- a CDS encoding acyl carrier protein has product MSDVADRVKKIVVEHLGVEEDKVTENASFIDDLGADSLDTVELVMAFEEEFGIEIPDDAAETIQTFGDAVKFISEAS; this is encoded by the coding sequence ATGAGCGACGTCGCAGACCGCGTAAAAAAGATCGTTGTGGAACACCTGGGTGTTGAAGAAGACAAAGTGACCGAGAACGCGTCGTTCATCGATGATCTGGGCGCAGACAGCCTGGATACCGTTGAGCTGGTCATGGCCTTCGAAGAAGAGTTCGGCATCGAGATCCCCGATGACGCAGCCGAGACCATCCAGACTTTTGGCGATGCGGTGAAGTTCATCAGCGAAGCTTCCTGA
- a CDS encoding PilZ domain-containing protein, with protein sequence MVKIHLLFRRPASSDPDLRKGRRTAHRRPSCVWGVSLFALVIVTALFLSVEPLAARECRVFNKLMTLTLASEDMLGYLRTGRNSRAVQELERFLSNTSKTELQRGMQRENLRELSKATNNLIAQQRSLLRVLSIKDRRTAERTSVKLFARETLAAYRRELARMPCQNAHKKENMGGNLGALPALGQISSTTAAVGSLGLVALGALCFILFERRMTTLKRRRKRHTCNLDCHLLYAEEEADATLLDISQEGAKIKSDIVGAVGEMISLNLPKDVPQVDLSGQIQWCNANYFGIQFKDRLSKDIVRQLAGFRRASSSAKRGIARGDRSPDLEPNSAVSG encoded by the coding sequence ATGGTGAAAATACATTTATTATTCAGGCGCCCCGCGTCATCAGACCCCGATTTGCGGAAGGGTCGGCGGACGGCACACCGCCGACCTTCGTGCGTGTGGGGGGTGAGCCTATTCGCCCTTGTGATCGTGACTGCTCTTTTCCTGAGCGTTGAACCGCTCGCCGCCCGGGAGTGTCGGGTGTTCAATAAATTGATGACCCTGACTCTCGCAAGTGAGGACATGCTGGGATATCTGCGCACCGGCCGCAATTCGCGCGCCGTGCAGGAGCTGGAGCGATTTTTATCCAATACCTCCAAGACGGAGCTGCAGCGTGGGATGCAGCGCGAAAACCTGCGTGAACTGTCCAAGGCCACCAACAATCTGATCGCCCAGCAGCGCAGCCTGCTACGGGTTTTGTCAATCAAGGATCGGCGTACAGCAGAGCGGACGTCGGTTAAGCTGTTCGCCCGTGAAACGCTGGCGGCCTACCGTCGGGAGCTTGCCCGCATGCCTTGCCAGAATGCCCATAAAAAAGAAAACATGGGGGGCAATCTGGGGGCGCTGCCCGCCCTTGGGCAAATTTCCAGCACAACTGCGGCGGTGGGTTCATTGGGATTGGTGGCGCTGGGAGCGCTTTGCTTTATCCTGTTTGAGCGACGCATGACCACGCTGAAGCGGCGGCGCAAGCGGCATACCTGCAATCTGGACTGCCATCTGCTGTACGCAGAAGAGGAAGCAGACGCCACACTACTGGACATCAGTCAAGAAGGGGCAAAGATCAAATCCGATATCGTCGGTGCAGTCGGGGAAATGATCTCGTTGAATCTACCCAAGGATGTGCCTCAGGTTGACCTGTCTGGCCAGATCCAATGGTGTAATGCCAATTATTTCGGCATTCAGTTCAAGGATCGATTGTCCAAAGATATTGTAAGGCAACTGGCTGGTTTCCGCCGGGCATCGTCATCTGCCAAGCGTGGGATCGCGCGCGGCGACAGGTCACCCGATCTGGAGCCAAACAGCGCGGTCTCCGGCTGA
- the fabF gene encoding beta-ketoacyl-ACP synthase II, with product MRRVVVTGLGLVTPLASGVEESWSRLLDGQSGAGPITHFDAVESGVATTYACEVPRGDGSEGTFNPDDWVVKKDQKKIDDFILYGIAAADMAVRDAGWTPEDEESRLRTGVMIGSGIGGLSSIADTAVMIKEKGPRRVSPFFIPGALINLISGQVSIRFGFKGPNHSVVTACSTGAHAIGDAARLIKSGDADVMIAGGAEAAICEIGIAGFNACKALSTKRADDPKAASRPYDADRDGFVMGEGAGIVVLEDYEHAKARGAKIYAEVLGYGLSGDAYHITAPSEDGEGGERSMRAALANAGLEPKDIDYINAHGTSTMADTIELGAVERMMGDAAGKVTMSSTKSATGHLLGAAGAIEAIFSILAIRDQVAPPTINLDTPAVETAVDLAPNAKREREINVALSNSFGFGGTNASVLFGKPE from the coding sequence ATGCGTCGAGTAGTAGTCACCGGGCTGGGCCTGGTCACACCGCTGGCCAGCGGCGTCGAAGAAAGCTGGTCGCGGTTGCTGGACGGGCAGTCCGGCGCGGGTCCGATCACGCATTTTGATGCGGTCGAAAGCGGCGTTGCCACCACATACGCTTGCGAGGTTCCGCGCGGCGATGGCTCCGAGGGCACCTTCAACCCCGACGATTGGGTCGTGAAGAAAGACCAGAAAAAGATTGATGATTTCATCCTCTACGGCATCGCTGCCGCAGATATGGCTGTGCGCGATGCGGGCTGGACGCCTGAGGATGAGGAAAGTCGCCTGCGCACTGGCGTTATGATTGGCTCCGGTATCGGTGGTCTCAGCTCGATCGCGGACACCGCGGTGATGATCAAGGAGAAAGGCCCCCGCCGGGTCTCGCCCTTCTTCATTCCGGGCGCACTGATTAACCTGATTTCCGGTCAGGTCTCCATCCGCTTTGGCTTCAAGGGGCCGAACCACTCCGTTGTGACCGCCTGTTCCACCGGCGCCCACGCCATTGGCGATGCGGCCCGTCTGATCAAATCCGGCGATGCCGATGTGATGATCGCAGGTGGCGCCGAAGCGGCGATCTGTGAGATTGGCATTGCGGGTTTCAATGCCTGCAAGGCGCTGTCAACCAAACGTGCGGACGACCCCAAGGCCGCTTCGCGCCCCTACGACGCAGACCGCGACGGGTTTGTTATGGGCGAGGGTGCGGGCATCGTGGTGCTGGAAGACTATGAGCACGCCAAGGCCCGCGGCGCCAAGATCTATGCCGAGGTTCTGGGTTACGGCCTGTCCGGCGATGCCTACCACATCACCGCACCGTCCGAGGACGGCGAAGGCGGCGAACGTTCCATGCGGGCGGCGCTTGCCAATGCCGGGCTTGAGCCGAAGGACATCGACTATATCAACGCCCATGGCACCTCTACGATGGCGGACACCATCGAACTGGGCGCGGTTGAGCGGATGATGGGCGATGCCGCAGGTAAGGTCACCATGTCCTCGACCAAATCCGCTACGGGCCACCTGTTGGGGGCGGCAGGCGCGATTGAGGCGATCTTCTCCATTCTGGCGATCCGCGACCAGGTGGCCCCGCCCACCATCAACTTAGACACTCCGGCTGTGGAAACCGCCGTTGATCTGGCCCCCAATGCCAAGCGTGAGCGCGAGATCAATGTGGCGCTGTCCAATTCCTTTGGGTTTGGCGGCACCAATGCATCGGTCCTGTTCGGAAAGCCTGAGTGA
- the fabG gene encoding 3-oxoacyl-ACP reductase FabG, with protein MFDLTGKSALITGASGGIGGDIARALHAAGATVGLSGTREAPLQELAAELGERAHVLPCNLSDAEAVEALPKQAIAAMGSVDILVNNAGITRDNLFMRMKDDEWQSVLEVNLTSTMRLCRGVLRGMMKARWGRIINISSIVGATGNPGQGNYAAAKAGMVGMSKSLAYEVANRGITVNAVAPGFIATAMTDKLNDAQKDAILTQIPSGRMGNPEEIASAVLYLASAEAGYVTGTTLHVNGGMAML; from the coding sequence ATGTTTGATCTGACTGGCAAATCTGCCCTCATCACCGGCGCGTCCGGCGGCATCGGTGGTGATATCGCCCGCGCGCTGCACGCAGCCGGTGCCACTGTAGGCCTCTCTGGCACCCGCGAGGCGCCGTTGCAGGAGCTGGCCGCCGAGCTTGGGGAGCGCGCGCATGTGCTGCCCTGTAACCTTTCCGATGCGGAGGCGGTCGAGGCGCTGCCGAAACAAGCCATCGCGGCGATGGGGTCCGTTGATATTCTGGTCAACAACGCGGGCATCACCCGCGACAACCTCTTTATGCGGATGAAGGATGACGAGTGGCAGAGCGTGCTTGAGGTGAACCTCACCTCCACCATGCGCCTGTGTCGCGGCGTGCTGCGCGGCATGATGAAGGCACGCTGGGGCCGGATCATCAATATCTCCTCCATCGTCGGGGCAACCGGCAACCCAGGTCAGGGCAACTATGCCGCCGCCAAGGCCGGTATGGTTGGCATGTCGAAATCGCTGGCCTATGAGGTCGCCAACCGTGGCATCACCGTGAATGCGGTGGCGCCCGGCTTTATCGCGACCGCCATGACCGACAAACTGAACGACGCCCAGAAAGACGCGATCCTGACCCAGATCCCCAGCGGACGCATGGGCAACCCTGAGGAAATCGCCTCAGCCGTGTTGTATCTGGCGAGCGCGGAAGCAGGCTATGTCACTGGCACCACGCTGCATGTGAACGGCGGTATGGCGATGCTCTGA
- a CDS encoding phage portal protein, translating to MVFDLLRRKQRPVETKTSAAARVVAWHGSTGGTGWSPRDSSSLTRSGFAGNPVGYRAVKMIIEAAAALPLVLQDGTQRYDSHPLLALLARPNAAQGRAELLEALFGHLLLSGNAYIEAVCDPDAGSALPVELHVLRPDRMSVVPGSDGWPVAYDYSVSGRKHRFDVTMPCAPICHLRSFHPQDDHYGLSPMQAAAMAVDVHTSASRWSKALLDNAARPSGALVWTGSDGQGLMAEDQFRRLSDEIEMNFQGARNAGRPMVLEGGLDWKPMGFSPSDMEFHQTKDAAAREIALALGVPPMLLGLPGDATYANYQEANRAFYRLTVLPLVTRVAATLSDWLSRYQGAAVTLKPDLDQVSALASEREAQWRRVASADFLTVAEKRRLLGLPPQEEGDRDD from the coding sequence ATGGTCTTTGACCTCCTGCGGCGCAAGCAACGGCCCGTCGAAACCAAGACAAGCGCCGCCGCCCGTGTGGTGGCTTGGCATGGCAGCACCGGTGGCACAGGTTGGAGCCCGCGCGACAGCAGCTCATTGACGCGTAGTGGGTTTGCCGGCAATCCGGTGGGCTACCGTGCCGTCAAGATGATCATTGAGGCCGCCGCCGCGCTGCCGCTGGTGTTGCAGGATGGCACACAGCGCTACGACAGTCACCCGTTGCTGGCGCTGCTGGCCCGGCCGAATGCCGCCCAGGGCCGGGCCGAGCTGCTGGAGGCGCTGTTTGGCCATCTGTTGCTCTCTGGCAATGCCTATATCGAGGCGGTCTGTGACCCCGACGCGGGTTCCGCGCTCCCGGTTGAATTGCACGTGCTGCGCCCCGACCGGATGAGCGTGGTGCCCGGCAGCGATGGCTGGCCAGTGGCCTATGATTACAGCGTGTCGGGTCGCAAACACCGCTTTGATGTGACCATGCCCTGCGCTCCGATCTGCCATCTGCGCAGTTTTCATCCGCAGGATGACCACTACGGGTTGTCCCCGATGCAGGCAGCCGCCATGGCGGTGGATGTCCACACCTCCGCCTCGCGCTGGTCGAAGGCGCTTCTGGACAATGCAGCCCGCCCCTCTGGTGCATTGGTCTGGACCGGAAGCGATGGTCAGGGGTTGATGGCGGAGGATCAGTTTCGCCGCCTAAGTGATGAAATCGAAATGAATTTCCAGGGTGCACGCAACGCGGGCCGTCCGATGGTGCTGGAAGGCGGGTTGGATTGGAAGCCAATGGGTTTCTCGCCGTCGGATATGGAGTTTCACCAGACCAAGGACGCCGCCGCCCGCGAGATTGCGCTCGCGCTTGGGGTGCCGCCGATGCTGCTGGGACTGCCCGGCGATGCCACCTACGCCAATTACCAAGAGGCCAATCGCGCCTTTTATCGTCTCACCGTCTTGCCGCTTGTGACCCGCGTGGCGGCGACCCTGTCGGATTGGCTCTCGCGCTATCAGGGGGCTGCGGTGACGCTGAAACCGGATCTGGATCAGGTGTCTGCATTAGCCTCCGAACGCGAGGCGCAATGGCGCCGGGTTGCCAGCGCCGATTTCCTGACCGTGGCGGAGAAACGCCGCCTTCTGGGCCTGCCGCCACAAGAGGAAGGGGACCGCGATGACTGA
- a CDS encoding GTA head formation protein, RCAP_rcc01685 family, which produces MTEIPIPPFECSPGLRLSAHERIAEIQREAMNRRLDRLEMMMERMEKRLWLTVYGVAAVILAQAFQSFLVVQ; this is translated from the coding sequence ATGACTGAGATCCCGATCCCGCCGTTTGAATGTTCTCCGGGGCTGCGGCTCTCCGCCCATGAACGCATCGCTGAGATTCAACGAGAGGCGATGAATCGTCGGCTCGACCGGCTGGAGATGATGATGGAACGGATGGAAAAGCGGCTCTGGCTCACTGTCTACGGCGTAGCCGCTGTCATTCTGGCACAGGCGTTCCAGTCCTTTCTGGTGGTGCAGTAA
- a CDS encoding 1-(5-phosphoribosyl)-5-[(5-phosphoribosylamino)methylideneamino]imidazole-4-carboxamide isomerase, protein MMIYPTMELKDGRCVTLDKGRLDTAMIWHVDPVATACSFAADGAEWMHLTDFDAIEGDNRNAELVEEIIRTAGIPVQLGGGMRSREHVEHWIDKGAGRVVVGTLAAQDPEVVRALTRLYPDQIVLAVDVWEGQVMTDGWRQAGSFSPEGFIDAFADCPFAGIIITDIESDMSDVEAQLGLIAGLAEKARTPVIASGVVRTADDVARLKYIGSVSGTLVGRALFRKTLTLTEALEEAAPSREPVAEFR, encoded by the coding sequence ATGATGATCTACCCCACGATGGAGCTGAAGGACGGGCGCTGCGTGACGCTGGACAAGGGGCGGCTTGATACCGCCATGATCTGGCATGTGGACCCGGTGGCCACCGCTTGCAGCTTTGCGGCCGATGGCGCCGAATGGATGCATCTGACGGATTTTGATGCCATTGAAGGCGACAACCGCAATGCTGAGCTGGTGGAGGAAATCATCCGCACAGCGGGCATTCCCGTGCAGCTGGGCGGTGGGATGCGCAGCCGCGAACATGTCGAACATTGGATCGACAAGGGGGCAGGCCGCGTCGTGGTTGGCACATTGGCCGCGCAGGATCCGGAGGTGGTGCGCGCCTTGACCCGTCTTTACCCGGATCAGATCGTGCTGGCGGTGGATGTCTGGGAAGGTCAGGTGATGACCGATGGCTGGCGTCAGGCGGGCTCTTTCTCGCCTGAAGGCTTTATCGACGCCTTTGCCGATTGCCCCTTTGCAGGGATCATCATCACCGACATCGAAAGCGATATGAGTGATGTTGAGGCGCAGCTTGGCCTGATCGCCGGACTGGCAGAGAAGGCCCGCACGCCGGTGATCGCCAGCGGTGTCGTGCGCACCGCCGATGATGTGGCGCGGCTGAAATACATCGGCTCGGTCTCCGGGACACTGGTTGGACGGGCGCTGTTCCGCAAGACATTGACCCTGACGGAGGCATTGGAAGAGGCGGCCCCCAGCCGCGAACCCGTGGCCGAGTTCCGCTGA
- a CDS encoding DNA-packaging protein → MFLDRLSDHDLCAMPYLFDLWALPHQLPPAGDWRSWVFLGGRGAGKTRAGAEWVRTLAEGPTPLSAGRARRIALLGETYDQVRDVMVQGDSGLLACTPPDRRPTWKATERRLIWPNGATAQAFSAHDPEALRGPQFDAAWADELAKWKRGQDSWDMLQFALRLGDDPRVCVTTTPRNVGVLRDLLASPSTVQTHAATEANRANLAASFLEEVRNRYAGSRLGRQELDGILLQDVEGALWTNAGLVAAQIAKVPTLDRVVVAVDPAVSAGKHSDACGIVVVGATLQGPPQDWCAYVLADCTVQGVGPLSWAQAAIDARDRYGADRVVAEVNQGGALVESLLRQIDPLVPFTALHASRGKGARAEPVSALYEQGRVRHLPGLGALEDQLCQMTPRGYLGQGSPDRLDALVWAVKELILTPANRHRMPRARML, encoded by the coding sequence ATGTTTCTGGACCGGCTGAGTGATCATGACCTCTGCGCGATGCCCTATCTCTTTGATCTCTGGGCGCTGCCACATCAGCTGCCACCAGCGGGCGACTGGCGCAGCTGGGTCTTTCTTGGCGGGCGGGGGGCTGGAAAAACCCGTGCCGGCGCCGAATGGGTGCGTACGCTGGCCGAAGGGCCAACACCCTTGTCCGCTGGTCGCGCCCGCCGCATCGCGCTCCTTGGGGAAACCTACGATCAGGTGCGTGATGTCATGGTACAGGGCGACAGCGGCCTTCTTGCCTGTACGCCCCCCGATCGGCGCCCGACGTGGAAAGCCACCGAACGACGATTGATCTGGCCCAACGGGGCGACCGCACAGGCGTTTTCCGCCCATGACCCGGAGGCGCTGCGCGGCCCGCAGTTTGATGCCGCCTGGGCGGATGAGCTGGCGAAGTGGAAACGCGGGCAGGACAGCTGGGATATGCTGCAATTTGCCCTGCGCCTTGGCGATGATCCGCGCGTCTGCGTGACCACAACGCCGCGCAATGTGGGCGTGCTACGCGACCTCCTCGCCAGCCCTTCGACCGTGCAGACCCATGCCGCAACGGAGGCCAACCGCGCCAATCTCGCGGCTTCTTTCCTTGAGGAGGTGCGCAACCGCTATGCGGGGTCCCGCCTTGGTCGGCAGGAGCTGGACGGCATCCTGTTGCAGGATGTTGAGGGCGCGCTTTGGACCAATGCGGGGTTGGTTGCCGCGCAGATCGCAAAGGTCCCAACACTGGACCGGGTGGTGGTGGCGGTGGACCCGGCGGTGAGCGCGGGCAAACACTCCGACGCCTGTGGCATCGTGGTGGTGGGCGCAACCCTGCAGGGTCCGCCACAGGACTGGTGCGCCTATGTGCTGGCCGATTGCACGGTGCAGGGCGTCGGCCCGCTCAGCTGGGCGCAGGCTGCCATTGATGCGCGTGACCGCTACGGTGCCGACCGGGTGGTGGCGGAGGTCAATCAGGGCGGCGCGCTGGTCGAAAGCCTGCTGCGCCAGATTGATCCGCTGGTGCCCTTCACCGCGCTTCACGCCAGCCGGGGCAAGGGGGCGCGGGCCGAACCAGTCTCCGCACTCTATGAGCAGGGGCGGGTGCGCCACCTGCCGGGGTTGGGCGCGCTAGAGGATCAGCTCTGCCAAATGACTCCGCGCGGCTATCTGGGGCAGGGATCGCCTGACCGGCTGGATGCGCTGGTCTGGGCGGTGAAGGAGCTGATCCTGACCCCGGCCAACCGCCACCGAATGCCCCGCGCCCGCATGTTGTGA